A single genomic interval of Streptomyces sp. TLI_146 harbors:
- a CDS encoding acyl-CoA dehydrogenase family protein encodes MPQQPPAAPRSFIEGLASGRLPWELFADFPEPGPEEPPAQREALAELGGLVDARVDGDEVDRTGVWPEGLVEELRARGFFQLRGPSGRGLTPYGLVQLAARADSRSMGVGQMLLVQNGIAAGALLPALEPGPLYDFLSAHSAAGAISGFGDTDPAGQNNTLPATTATLTEDGSAYLLDGEKLFIANAHLADVIGVSATVTGPGGPVAGVFFLPTDTPGFEVISPSEFIGVNGLSASFRLTGARVPAERALLGDATMRLPRAIALQGSYGRTAFASAGALAVLRNCLEYTGEFVARRRIDGRPLAEYDKIQRIIAANLSDEFAVESAVRWTMLERGPKDRAFELYVTKNLAAERGWRASDRTVSLLGGEGIETERSKRRRGAVPHPVERYHRDARTLRVVGNVDFINDHRAGRMLLARHQAGAPAAFQAPEISGTRLSEANRRHLGAAASVFPELYLACRRLVAAGLDPAGQEEAVILVGRLATELFALCAVLGRAQSEGDGPAQDLADVYAEAALHRVTSLIRRLSAEERSDVPDYAGISRAWLAAGRPSQDPAAGPAKERVHS; translated from the coding sequence ATGCCCCAGCAACCGCCCGCCGCACCGCGGAGCTTCATCGAGGGACTCGCCTCGGGACGCCTCCCCTGGGAGCTGTTCGCCGACTTCCCCGAGCCCGGCCCCGAGGAGCCGCCCGCCCAGCGCGAAGCCCTCGCGGAGCTCGGCGGGCTCGTCGACGCCCGGGTCGACGGCGACGAGGTGGACCGTACGGGCGTATGGCCCGAGGGACTGGTCGAGGAGCTCCGCGCCCGGGGCTTCTTCCAGCTGCGCGGCCCCTCGGGGCGGGGCCTGACCCCCTACGGCCTGGTCCAGCTCGCGGCGCGGGCGGACAGCCGCTCCATGGGTGTGGGGCAGATGCTGCTGGTGCAGAACGGCATCGCCGCCGGCGCGCTGCTGCCCGCCCTGGAGCCCGGCCCGCTGTACGACTTCCTCAGCGCGCACAGCGCGGCGGGCGCCATCTCCGGCTTCGGCGACACCGACCCGGCGGGCCAGAACAACACCCTGCCCGCCACCACCGCCACCCTCACCGAGGACGGCTCGGCCTATCTGCTCGACGGCGAGAAGCTCTTCATCGCCAACGCGCACCTGGCCGACGTCATCGGGGTCTCCGCCACCGTCACCGGCCCCGGCGGACCCGTGGCGGGCGTCTTCTTCCTGCCCACCGACACCCCCGGCTTCGAGGTCATCTCGCCGAGCGAGTTCATCGGCGTCAACGGCCTGTCGGCGTCGTTCCGGCTCACCGGCGCGCGGGTCCCGGCCGAGCGCGCCCTGCTGGGCGACGCCACCATGCGCCTGCCCCGGGCCATCGCCCTCCAGGGCTCCTACGGCCGCACCGCGTTCGCGTCGGCGGGCGCCCTGGCGGTGCTGCGCAACTGCCTGGAGTACACCGGCGAGTTCGTCGCCCGGCGCCGTATCGACGGACGCCCGCTGGCCGAGTACGACAAGATCCAGCGGATCATCGCCGCCAACCTGTCCGACGAGTTCGCCGTGGAGAGCGCGGTGCGCTGGACCATGCTGGAGCGCGGCCCAAAGGACCGGGCCTTCGAGCTGTACGTCACCAAGAACCTGGCCGCCGAACGCGGCTGGCGGGCCAGCGACCGCACCGTCTCGCTGCTCGGCGGCGAGGGCATCGAGACCGAGCGCAGCAAGCGCCGCCGGGGGGCCGTGCCGCACCCCGTGGAGCGCTACCACCGCGACGCGCGCACCCTGCGCGTCGTCGGCAACGTCGACTTCATCAACGACCACCGCGCCGGGCGCATGCTGCTCGCCCGCCACCAGGCCGGGGCCCCGGCCGCGTTCCAGGCCCCCGAGATCTCCGGCACCCGGCTCAGCGAGGCCAACCGCCGTCATCTGGGGGCCGCCGCCAGCGTCTTCCCGGAGCTCTACCTGGCCTGCCGCCGGCTCGTGGCCGCGGGACTGGACCCGGCCGGGCAGGAGGAGGCGGTGATCCTGGTGGGCCGCCTCGCCACCGAGCTCTTCGCGCTCTGCGCGGTGCTGGGCCGCGCTCAGAGCGAAGGGGACGGCCCCGCCCAGGACCTCGCCGACGTGTACGCCGAGGCGGCCCTGCACCGTGTCACCTCGCTCATCCGGCGCCTGAGCGCCGAAGAACGCTCCGACGTGCCCGACTACGCCGGGATCAGCCGCGCCTGGCTGGCGGCCGGCCGCCCCTCCCAGGACCCCGCCGCGGGGCCCGCGAAAGAAAGGGTCCACTCGTGA
- a CDS encoding cytochrome P450 — protein MTALPVTAGLPGVLDGFDLTDHTRFTDGVPYALFARLRREAPLLFHPPGATGTDGEGFWVLTRYADIAAVAADPAFSAQGGPGRKGGGTHLEDMEIGVHAGVLLPMMDDPRHQVFKDMITPSLTGPSSLVADDELGGHAAELVDAVLARGTVDLVDELAEPYALRAVAGLFGAPEDVWDRLLTWVHGVVGLANRRTGQADDFSRTTFMTMARYFQDLLAAKRETPGQDFGSLLAHGHLAHGSGEPPLSAHEREHNFLVLLMHGYEQVRNVLAAALLALAEHPEQWQLLREDRSLVPGAIEELLRWTPPNPYNRRTATRDVAMHGQLIRAGDKVTLWWPSANRDESVFTDPDTFDVRRNPNPHLSFGAGVHDCAGADAARRALRPLLERLLDRVARIRPAGPAIHTPYNKHTVLLDLPVELLPA, from the coding sequence GTGACCGCCCTCCCCGTCACCGCCGGACTGCCCGGCGTCCTCGACGGCTTCGACCTCACCGACCACACCCGCTTCACCGACGGCGTGCCCTACGCCCTGTTCGCCCGGCTGCGCCGCGAGGCGCCCCTGCTGTTCCACCCGCCGGGCGCCACCGGCACCGACGGCGAGGGCTTCTGGGTGCTCACCCGGTACGCCGACATCGCGGCCGTCGCCGCCGACCCGGCGTTCTCCGCCCAGGGCGGCCCCGGCCGCAAGGGCGGCGGCACCCATCTGGAGGACATGGAGATCGGCGTCCACGCCGGGGTCCTGCTGCCGATGATGGACGACCCGCGCCACCAGGTGTTCAAGGACATGATCACCCCGTCGCTCACGGGGCCCTCCTCGCTGGTCGCCGACGACGAACTGGGCGGCCACGCCGCCGAGCTCGTCGACGCGGTGCTCGCGCGCGGCACCGTCGACCTCGTCGACGAACTGGCCGAACCGTACGCCCTGCGGGCCGTCGCCGGTCTCTTCGGCGCCCCCGAGGACGTCTGGGACCGCCTGCTGACCTGGGTGCACGGGGTGGTGGGCCTGGCCAACCGCCGCACCGGGCAGGCCGACGACTTCTCCCGCACCACCTTCATGACCATGGCCCGCTACTTCCAGGACCTGCTGGCCGCCAAGCGGGAGACGCCCGGCCAGGACTTCGGCTCGCTGCTCGCCCACGGCCACCTCGCCCACGGCTCCGGCGAGCCGCCGCTGAGCGCCCACGAGCGCGAGCACAACTTCCTCGTCCTGCTGATGCACGGCTACGAGCAGGTGCGCAACGTGCTGGCCGCCGCCCTGCTCGCGCTCGCCGAGCACCCCGAACAGTGGCAACTGCTGCGCGAGGACCGCTCGCTGGTGCCCGGCGCCATCGAGGAACTGCTGCGCTGGACGCCGCCCAACCCGTACAACCGGCGCACCGCGACCCGCGACGTCGCGATGCACGGCCAGCTGATCCGGGCGGGCGACAAGGTCACCCTGTGGTGGCCGTCGGCCAACCGCGACGAGTCGGTCTTCACCGACCCCGACACGTTCGACGTACGCAGGAACCCCAACCCGCACCTGTCCTTCGGCGCCGGTGTCCACGACTGCGCCGGCGCGGACGCCGCCCGGCGCGCCCTGCGCCCGCTGCTGGAGCGGCTGTTGGACCGCGTCGCCCGGATCCGGCCCGCCGGGCCCGCCATCCACACCCCCTACAACAAGCACACCGTGCTGCTCGACCTGCCCGTCGAGCTGCTGCCCGCGTGA
- a CDS encoding cytochrome P450: protein MTEMLAPTEENKPPQVLPYDPLNPEFLANPYENYARLREQAAVHRTDAGVAVMTYKEVNKALRDPRLGHGDGLGVQDAKLPTPEGPGDGLMLMDPPDHTRLRSLVNRAFTPRVVQRLRPVIEEIAVELLTAARERHGDGPVDLSVEFSRPLAVRSVNRLVGVPEEYTQRCIDFGRDGGRGLDPGFTLTPEQDRQRHAVREGVMEIGLEIIADRRANPREDDLVTDLIRAEEAGDRLTDTELLLTISMIFLAGFAAPQAMLGLSAVALMNHPEQRAYYVEHPEHADRSVEELLRYDGTVQLVERMALEDTVVGGVEVKAGEEVYLMLASGNRDPEVYENPDALDLARTGPRNLGFGHGIHYCVAAPVAKLITEVGLNVLFGQFTPELLTPAPPTNGAITQRSYSEIPVTLGPAH, encoded by the coding sequence ATGACCGAGATGCTCGCGCCGACCGAAGAGAACAAGCCGCCGCAGGTCCTGCCGTACGACCCGCTGAACCCGGAGTTCCTGGCGAACCCGTACGAGAACTACGCCAGGCTGCGGGAGCAGGCGGCGGTGCACCGCACCGACGCCGGTGTCGCGGTGATGACCTACAAGGAGGTCAACAAGGCGCTGCGCGACCCGCGCCTGGGCCACGGCGATGGCCTGGGCGTGCAGGACGCCAAACTCCCCACGCCCGAGGGCCCCGGGGACGGCCTGATGCTGATGGACCCGCCGGACCACACCCGGCTGCGGTCCCTGGTCAACCGCGCCTTCACCCCCCGGGTGGTGCAGCGGCTGCGCCCGGTCATCGAGGAGATAGCCGTCGAACTGCTCACCGCGGCCCGCGAGCGGCACGGCGACGGGCCGGTGGACCTGTCCGTCGAGTTCAGCCGCCCGCTCGCGGTGCGCTCCGTCAACCGCCTGGTCGGCGTGCCCGAGGAGTACACCCAGCGGTGCATCGACTTCGGCCGCGACGGCGGCCGGGGCCTGGACCCGGGCTTCACCCTCACCCCCGAGCAGGACCGCCAGCGCCACGCGGTGCGCGAGGGCGTCATGGAGATCGGCCTGGAGATCATCGCGGACCGCCGGGCCAATCCGCGCGAGGACGACCTGGTCACCGATCTGATCCGGGCCGAGGAGGCCGGCGACCGGCTCACCGACACCGAGCTGCTGCTGACCATCTCCATGATCTTCCTGGCCGGGTTCGCCGCGCCGCAGGCGATGCTCGGGCTCTCGGCGGTCGCCCTGATGAACCACCCCGAGCAGCGTGCCTACTACGTCGAGCACCCGGAGCACGCCGACCGCTCGGTGGAGGAACTGCTGCGCTACGACGGCACGGTGCAGCTCGTGGAGCGCATGGCCCTGGAGGACACCGTGGTGGGCGGCGTCGAGGTCAAGGCGGGCGAGGAGGTCTACCTCATGCTCGCCTCCGGCAACCGCGACCCCGAGGTCTACGAGAACCCGGACGCGCTGGACCTGGCCCGCACCGGCCCGCGCAACCTCGGCTTCGGGCACGGCATCCACTACTGCGTGGCGGCCCCGGTGGCCAAGCTGATCACCGAGGTGGGCCTCAACGTGCTGTTCGGGCAGTTCACGCCCGAGCTGCTCACCCCCGCCCCGCCGACCAACGGCGCCATCACCCAGCGCAGTTACAGCGAGATCCCGGTCACGCTGGGCCCCGCGCACTAG
- a CDS encoding nuclear transport factor 2 family protein: MSVSVNDLLKKYIEVFNETDDARRRAGVSALFTEDAIYSDPMGEVVGWEGIEGYLRAFRQQAPGLIFALGEVKAHHDVVLFAWDAAPEGGAPIASGKDYVLLRDGRIARLHGFFD; the protein is encoded by the coding sequence ATGAGCGTGTCCGTCAACGACCTTCTGAAGAAGTACATCGAGGTCTTCAACGAGACCGACGACGCCCGTCGCCGGGCCGGGGTCAGCGCACTCTTCACCGAGGACGCGATCTACTCCGACCCGATGGGCGAGGTCGTCGGCTGGGAAGGCATCGAGGGGTATCTGCGGGCCTTCCGCCAGCAGGCCCCCGGGCTGATCTTCGCCCTGGGCGAGGTCAAGGCCCACCACGACGTCGTGCTGTTCGCCTGGGACGCCGCCCCCGAGGGCGGTGCCCCGATCGCCAGCGGCAAGGACTACGTGCTGCTGCGCGACGGCCGCATCGCGCGGCTGCACGGCTTCTTCGACTGA
- a CDS encoding TetR/AcrR family transcriptional regulator has product MGIPRKSRRERLRAHTTSQIKATALDHLAGGGSGALSLRAIAREMGMTAGAIYSYFDTREALITALIADLHTALADLLEAACRGAAQEGPAAAVFALGHAYRDWGISHPRHFHLIHGHPAGEGQPVPEAAHRAPALLTGLVAACLRLRGAPEPAAGTHPYGWEDFEPGFVARVRATHPEASPAALAGALRLWARMQGLVSLEVYGHLGAQTRQPSKLFHAEMRQSLLALGAC; this is encoded by the coding sequence ATGGGGATCCCACGGAAGAGCCGGCGCGAGCGCCTTCGGGCACACACGACCTCCCAGATCAAGGCGACGGCCCTCGACCACCTGGCCGGCGGGGGCTCGGGCGCCCTCTCGCTGCGCGCCATCGCCCGCGAGATGGGCATGACGGCCGGCGCCATCTACAGCTACTTCGACACCCGCGAGGCGCTGATCACCGCGCTGATCGCGGACCTCCACACGGCCCTGGCCGACCTCCTGGAGGCCGCCTGCCGCGGCGCCGCCCAAGAGGGCCCGGCCGCCGCGGTGTTCGCGCTCGGCCACGCCTACCGGGACTGGGGCATCTCCCACCCGCGCCACTTCCATCTGATCCACGGTCACCCCGCGGGCGAGGGGCAGCCGGTGCCGGAGGCCGCCCACCGGGCCCCCGCCCTGCTCACCGGCCTGGTGGCCGCGTGTCTGCGCCTGCGGGGCGCGCCGGAGCCCGCGGCGGGCACCCACCCGTACGGCTGGGAGGACTTCGAGCCCGGCTTCGTCGCCCGGGTGCGCGCCACCCACCCCGAGGCCTCTCCGGCGGCCCTGGCGGGCGCGCTGCGGCTGTGGGCGCGGATGCAGGGCCTGGTGTCGCTGGAGGTGTACGGGCACCTCGGCGCCCAGACCCGGCAGCCGAGCAAGCTCTTCCACGCCGAGATGCGCCAGTCCCTGCTGGCCCTGGGCGCCTGCTGA